One Drosophila subpulchrella strain 33 F10 #4 breed RU33 chromosome 2R, RU_Dsub_v1.1 Primary Assembly, whole genome shotgun sequence genomic window, CAAGGCTGCAAATACCACGGCCGATGGCGCCGCTGGTGATGGCGACTGGGCCGATGGCAATGCGAACGCGGACAAGCGGGAAAAGTCACGGAACCGGAGCTCAAATCGCGGTGGCACCCGCGGCTCCACCGACAGTCGTGGATGTAAGACCTCATTTTAAATGACGCTCATTTACTAAAAGACTAGATTTCAAAAATGTTCGTGGATCATTAGTGTAATCCTACAGTTAAGGCCTCGGAAACGTTTTAAGCATTCGGTTTAAGTTGTTACAGTTTTTATTACTTAGGCCTTATATCTATTTATCCTGCATTTATTGAAGTTTTCAATATCCAGCTTCTTTTAAGCTGCTAcaccttttatttttaaagcctagtgtttattatattttattgaagTCTCTTCTAGTCCATAGGCAAAAACTGAGGCTAGGTAATCCATTTTCTAGAAAACTATAAAGTCGTTTTAGTTAATGAGCTTAATATTCCTTCCCCTTAACTATATTAAGACTTTTTCTCTTTCAACTTAAAGGGCGCGGAAGAGAGACACGCGAGAACGAGCGCAACCAACGCGAGTCTCGTGAACCTCGCTCTGGCGGCGACCGCGGAGAGGATCGTACTAACGACAACTATCGCGGACAGCGCAACGGCGGCCCACGCAGTGGACCCGGAGGCGGCGGGCGCGGCGGTGGCTTCGTCTCGCGTTCCGGCCGTGGTGGCGGCCGCATGGGCGGACGCACCGGTGGTCCACGAGGCGATCGCGGCAGCGGAGGCACTGGTGGTGGTTATGGACCTCGCAGTGGCAACGCTAACGAGGACCACCACGAAGTGGAGCTGTGGGACAATACCATTGCCCAGAATGCCgagaagcagcagcaggctCATGACGATGCCTGGGGCGATTGGAATAACGAGGAGTACGAGGGCTCGCTTAAGGACAGCAAGGTGTTCACCACCAGCAACCTGGCAACGCAAACCGCTGCTAGCGTGGTTAGCGGTACTGGAGCGAGTGGTACAGGTGCCTCTACGGTGGCTGGCAGCGAGTTGTCTGCGCCACCCGGTCTCGAACACCAGTTGGTGCAGCAAGGGTCTCTTCTAGAGGAGAGCTCCAGCAGCGGGCCAGTGCCAGTCACGCCGCCGGCAACGCTGACCGGCTCGGCGACCACGCCGCTGTTACAGTACAGCGCAGCGGTCAGCAATCCACCGCCCCAGCTGCAGTCCCAGGGTACGCAGTCAGGAGCTGGAACGGGAGCGAGCGCCGCGGCCGGCGGTGGAGCGGGCAGCACACCGTCATCCTTTGTTTCCGCGTCACCCGACACATTCTCAAGTGCGGCCTCGGCGGCCGCCACGCTGGTGCACCAGgtccaacagcaacagcaactccagcagcagcagacgaCGCCCATCAAGCCGTCGGCTACGTTGTCGGTCGAGCAATCTCAGTATTTCAACTCGTTGGCCAGCCAGGGCGTCAGCCCAGGTTCCGCAGCGGTACAGCCGGCGCCAGCGGGTTATACGCAGAACCCGGTGGCCGCTTACTCGCAAACGAGTACTAGCGTGGGTGTGAGTCAGTACCCCAACACGTATGCCAACGTGTTTGCCTCAGGAGCGGGAGCAGGAGCTGGCCCTGGCGAGCAGTCGCAGCAGCAACCGCAAGTGCGAAGGACGCGCGTCAAGCTGCCACCCCCCTCGAAGATCCCGGCGAGTGCCGTCGAAATGCCTGGAGATAATGCACTGAACAACATTGGCTACCTGGACGTGCAGTTCGGCGCTCTAGACTTTGGCACGGACGATGGCTTCGAGGCACTGCCTGAAAAGGTTGGATCGGGCTTTAGCATTGACggtcagcagcagcaacagcagccagATGACTACCAGAGCAAatcccagcagcagcagcaacaacagcaggcGACGCTTGCGGCGGGTCTGCAGAGTTCTCAGATCGTGAGTACCTAATCAATTTtacttaaaacaaaaaaaattataagctCGTGTTGTTTTTACTAAGTAATTTATATATTACATTTCCGCAATTACAGAGCGATGCCTTAAGCGCGGCGGGCTATACGAGCCGCTCGAcggcgcagcagcagcaacagggcGTTAGCTCGGCGGTCAATGCCACCACGGCGCTCGATCAGCTGGCCAAGAGCGATCCTTACGGTCAGACGGCCGGCAGTGGTAACGCCTACCAGAACGCATACCAAAGCAGTGGAGCGGGCAAGACGACCAGCGGCTACCCGACAACGGCGCCCGGCGGCTATAGCAGCTCCACCTACGCGAATGTGCAGAGCTCGGTGGCGAGCAGTTACCAGCAGCAGGGATACGGCTCGTACCAGCCCAGTTCCTACCAGCAGCAGGCTGGCACCGGAGCACAGAGCGGTACAGGTGCGGTAGCGGGCGGCGGAGGCGCGGCGACGCAAAACATTCCGGTCggaggcagcagcagccaaaACAGCACTAGGTATGCTAGGTCCCCTCATAATGTATTGGTTTATGTTTCAGTTTTTGGCCTACCCCTGCAGAGCGTTTAATTTTTAGCTTTAAGACATCCCATTCGTGCTTAAAGAGGGGATATTTCATATTGCAGGATAGCATTGGTTTTAATCTCTTTTTATATCAACCTTTTTTAAGGTATAAAactataaacattttaatttcaagGAATCAAAAACACGCTTAGGAAGTTTCTTGTTCTAATGAATGTGGCaatggcaatttttttttatatatatattttaaatattttgtttctgaAGGCCTTGCGCAAGCTTCTAACACTTTATTCAAAGAAATATGTTTTGAAGTCATGTCAATCAATTAATCATTAGTCAGCATATATTAAAGCACTTTTAATAAACAACCACAAGGAACTAAAAACCCAATTCCGTGAGGGTACTAGCTTCGTCTAACCAAGTTAACATTCCATTTACGTTTATTCGTGTTTTTTGTATGCAAGTTCTGGCTAACAATCTGCACCATCCGAAAGGAAGCTAATCCTCATTTTTTACTGTTTCTCTTTTCTCCTAACACGTTTAATGTTCGCTCATGTCcccaaacaaaaccaaaaaccacCCAACCCGCAATCGTACTCCGCACTTAACAGCGGCAATGCGAGCTCTGCCTACCTCACATCCGGATACTCGACACCACAAAGTGCTTACCAGTCAAGCCAGAGTGTTTATGGCAACACTGGACTGTCCAACAACAGCGGGTAAGTACCAAATGCGACGATCCCGGACCCACTACCCAAATTTCCCTGGGGTTTGCCCGTTATCCTCCTACAATTTCTTGACTTGTGGTTAATTGCGGCTTCTTGCACGTTCAGGTTCGCTGGCAGTGCGAGCAACGCGTCCTCGCAGTACGCAAATTTCAGTGCCAGCGCCAAGCTCAAGGATGCGACCTCGGCCAGCAGCGCCGCGCACTACGACAGGTAAGTGCGAAGCCACCCGCTCTGCATGCTCTGCTTCACCCCAGTTTCGGACTAACCCAACCCCCTGGTGCATGACACTGCGAAAGCGGATCCCAGTAGTACTAAACGTTGATCTCATTGACCTTTCAGTGTCTCCACCAGCAGCGGCgtgagcagcagcagcggaagCACAGGCAACGGTGGTGCGGTGAGCGGACAGGCAGGTGCTAACCAGGCGGTCGTTTCAAACAGTAAGTAATCGTGAATTTAACATAAATGAGGCCCAAAAGGGTAAACACCTTTGTCACGCCTAATGATTCattaatagaaatatatagGGTCAAAATACTAGTACATGTTGTATAGCTTTCGATCAGCATTTGTTCTCCTGTTGAATTCAACACGTAGCACGTAGCTTgggaatttaaatattattttgctgACCGCAATCAGCCTTGAGTGAGTAAAGCAACTCACAAAGTCGCTAGGCACAAGATTCAGTATCAGGGGATCGCATATTTAAATTCTCTGAAGTATTATGCTGGCCAATCTAAACGTTTTTAtaaggaaaaacaaatatcACAAACTTGTAGAAACGAACTCTTATCAGCTCTCCATTGGAATTTTTAAAGTGTTTTCTTATTGTCACCTAATtaacacattttttattagctATGTTTCGGTTGCTTTATCCTCAAAATGCCACATTGCCTGGGTCAGTAGATAATCAGCAACTAGAGATCTCTGAATTATCTTAGTACGAATGTTTTAGACTATAGATTTCGATTTCTCATAGGTATTAGGTAGACACTCTTCTAACCCTCTAACAAAGTATCAACAAGTAATCCCATACTTCTCCGATCTCTTCAGATAATGTGAGCGGCAGCAGCTCGGTCAGCAATGTGACGGCGGGCGTTGCGAGCGGCAACGTGGCCGGCGTGGGCGGAGGCGTCAGCCAGAGCGGCGTAAGTAGTGGAGTCGGCGTGGCCGGTGGCAGCGCGGCCAGCGTCGGTGTGAATGtgaacaacaacagcagcagcgccAGCTCGGTGGGAGCAGCTGCCGTTGCCCAGACGGCCACAGGAACCACCGCTGCGGTGCTGGCCTCGCTGACCAACAagaacagcagcagcagcaatagcAGCGGCAGCGGTGGCAGTGTTGCCACGACGGCGGGCAACGCCGGCGGACCAGGTGCGGGAGCGAGCACCGGCGGCGTGGGCGGCGCATCGGGTGCTGGTGGTGCTGGTAGTGGTggtggcagcggcagcggcttGGTGCCCACCAACATCCAAATGGTTAGTCAATATATTCAGACTGGATTGCCATACTATCAGCAACCAGTGTATTCCTACGAGGAATTGCAAATGATGCAACAGAGAGTGCCACATGTGGTGAGTTCATGGagaaaagcaaaagcaaataCCAAACCAACAACTACAAAATGCAACCGACCAATCAATCGAACCGTCTCTAATCAATCAGTAAACGTATCAATATCCTCCCATAACGTTCGCTACAACGTTTTCGCATTAGTCAAGTCCTAATTCCATTAAAACGCATACGACAACTGCTCAGCGCATCCCAGCTCGCCTCCCGCTGCTGATTGAGATCGTTGTTCCGGATCCGGGCTCGTTGACGTTGCGGCCTTCCACTTTTAACCGTTTCTCAGCGTGCATTGTACATAATAACATATTACCGCGATGTCTGTGATCAAGTCCTTAAAACCACCTCCTACATGTCTGTTTGCGTGTGTGTGATTGTGTAAATAAGCTGACACTTTCTTTCGCCACCTTGCACTTTAATTTCGTTAAACCATCCGCTTCCGTTTCCATCCAGATCCCACATTCCTGGcattatcatcatcatcaaaaAACTATCCATATGTATTGCTTATCCTCCAGGCTCTGCTTTACACTCCAAATTAACCAACAACTAATCCTACTTCTCTATTCTAtcaaaattttagtttttcttgaaaataaaaatcatttaaaatcgAATACAAAAGTATTGGTTCAATATTCAAAATTTTGAAATcgtatataaaataaaagtaccTTTTTATTAAGAGTTATAATTTCATTGTTTTAACAGTTttggaaaataaatacatttttttttatttctaattTCTTACCTAATAACTATCAAACCGTTTCCCGAATCTGTGCTCTTGACTCACCTACATTCTTCGATTTCCTAACCattatgttttttgttttttacctTTAACCTTTCATATTCTGACTTGTGTATAaatttattgcattttaaatcatatttcATTTCGTTTGTAATCGGCCGCAGCTTTGTCAGACCATGCAGATCGCTTTGAGTTTTTCCAAGCCTATAGTCTGACAAAGTGGCATCCGTCATCTTCACTGCCATTATAACCCACTCAATCTGCTCCGTTGATGGCAACATAATGTGAATATTCTCGTTTGCAGCAGGGATATTACGATCTAAACTATCCGCCAGCCAGTTTAGGAGCTGGACGTGACAACCTCGGCTCGGTGACGTATTCTGCAATGAATGACGGTCGCTTTGCCCGCACTGACAATAACTCCAGTCCGGTTGGCAATGTGAGTTTGAAGCTTTAACGATCCTGGACTCTGTTAACCGTGTTAATTTCTTTAGGTTTCCAGCACAATGTCTCAACAGGCGGGCTCAAGTGCGCCCATGCTGAATGTTCCTTATGCCTACTTCTATGGCGGCAATGTGATGCCCGGTAGTTTCCAATATGGCACGCCCGCCATTTATCCAGTGAGTTTAAAAAATTCCGATCAAAGTGTATGTGGCCCCTAATATTGTCGAATTTGACTTAACAGCAGCAAATACCGGCAGCCAACACTGCCTCTGGTCAACAGTTCCCGAAGCCTTCGTACAGCGCGGGCTATGGCTCGACCAGCTATGACACCCTTTCGCAGACCACGCAGGATTACAGCAAGGGCGGCTACTCGTCAAGCGTGAGCCAGCAGAGCAAAACGCAGGCGGTGTCCAACCAGTCGCAGGCAGGCACTGGATCCGATCTGACCTCGTCTATGTACGGGAAGGGACATGTGGCGCTAAACAAGGTTAATGTACGTATGGTTATAAGCAGGGCTGTGGACCGAGAGAGGGGATTTTCTGACCCATTCAGAACTAAAACATTCAAACAAAGAGTGTTCTTAATTACGTCATTGGATTAAGCCAATCATCTGATTGTCATTACTAAAGCAATACAACGACAAGAATTCACAGCCCTGGTTAAAACAAAGTTTCTCGACTTGTCTACAATTGATCATTGAACGTTTTCTTTACAGTCGTACGAAAAGCAGAGTTTCCACTCGGGCACTCCGCCGCCGTTTAACATGCCCAACACGCAGACGGCTGGTGGCACCTCGGCCCAGCCGTACGGCATGTACTTGCCGATGCCAGCGGCCGGACACCACAATATGATCCACCAACCCATTCATCAGGTACATTCAGACTTACCACTCCAGGTTGTTGTAGGCGAAGGGGAGGACAGCCATGTCCTCATCAATGAGAGTGGTCCGCAAGTAACATATCAGATCTGGCAAGACGACAATCCTGACGACAGTCAGGATGAAAGTGTCGAGCCCCATTGCAATAACTTTGAGCAGGATATCGACAGCTATCAAGACGACGTCAGCGGTATATCCTTCTTTGCCGACTGATGAAGTGCTTAGGGAAACTCATCTCGTCCTACCTCACACACAAATTTCAGTTTGCACCGTATCACTTTCGTTGACAGCGTTTATGTTTTGGTTGATGTCTTTTAAATGCGCTTACACCCACACTTACATTTATCTAACTACACAACATGCACATATCATGAATTTGGTTTTTTCTTTGCAGCTTTGAAGCTGATTTTGTTGAACTTTGACCAGCatgtatttgtatattttttacatAACCCATTGttaaagtatttaacaggCACATGAACACTAACTAAACCTATTTTGTACACCATTAATCACATATCACTTATGCACTTCTCTTGTGCAAGACACCTAAAGTATTCTTATTTATGTCCTTAATTAAAACCTTTTCTTTTTCACCTGTGATCGTTACTAACAAATTACATTTCATgcattttctgattttttgaCATTGTTTCGGAACATCTGCCTCAGAAGGAGAATATAGTTCTCCTGGGGAAGTTAGTTGGCTGAATTCGGAATTTAATAGTTTATTCGTCGGtagtgagagagagagaattgTGAAATGCATGAAACTGTTCTATTGTTTGACttttctttataatttcttttgatttttttatggGACAACAATTAGATGGACGGCAGGATTCATAGCTCATCCCGCCGGGTAAGTTCCTTTGTTGTAATCACGTCTAAAAGTTGCTTAATTCTTGGTGAATTGCACATGTTAACCCACCCACGCATGCCTCACCCCCACGTAATCTTTCTCATCACATCTTGTTTTATATCATCTAGTCTCTAGTTGCATGAATCCCACAGAAGCGGCGCCGAAAAGAAGGAATCGTTTGCCAAAGGGGTCGTGCTGTTTCTGAAGCATATCCATTCATGTGCCTATACTATACTTTAAATCTGCCGTGTATATAATCAGCGAATATGTGTATTTATAACTGCGTGTGCTCTATATGTTAACCCACATTTGTGTATGGATGGCCGAGTGGAGTCCGAAAGAAGCGGAATATTCTGCTTGGGAGAGCGGCAGCATCAATCAATCCACGATTCGTTTGACATGCTTACTGATCCCCACCCGTAtctgttgcaggactcgaacAGTGCCGGACAGCGTCAGCAGTCGACCAGCCAGTCAAAGTCTGCTGGCAAGCAAGGTTACTCGCCCTCGTACTGGACCGGACAGAACTAGCTTCCGGAGAACACGATCTGGCGGCCCCTGCAGATCGCCCGAGCGAGCGACTTCTATAGCCTTCgcagcagtagcagcagcagcaccacaaCCACCACACCCATTCACCACATTTACAGCAAGAGCAGTGCCAGCAATCCCCGAGCGCTGCCCATCACACACGCCACCAACACGATAGTGACCACAATAGCAGCCAGCCCCACAACAACGACCATAGATGCCACCTCCACGCCATCAGCAGCAATAGTGACGGCGACGTCGGCAATTCCGGGTATTCCCGCCCAGTTACTGATGCTCGTCAAGGAGCAaccgcaacagcagcaaccacAGCCGCCAACACAACAACAAGCACTCGCCGACGAGGCGGGGAGCGAGAAATCCTCGCCAACGTCGGAGGAGGATTATCTAATATACGAAGATAAGCGATCATACTTTAATTAATAAGAAACGTTTTTACTACGAACGCACTGTAAAGGCGCCGCCCAGCAGCGCCCTGACCACGCCTCCCTCCCTCCCCTCAGCCACTAAACAAAACACACACCACACTCGCATAAAAACACAGCATGAAGGTGTTTCAGGTCGCAGGAGGCGACTCCTAAGACCAACCACACACTCCCACaatgaaacaaataaaacaaaacatacAGCAACATCCGCATAAATATACCAAGTACCATTTTCACATTGCATACAAATAAATTTACAAAGATAAAGAGTaacaattattaattattaaaggCGTAAAACGATTTAACAGATTTAAGAGCGTAAGAGAAACTGGAAGAAGCAGAacagtaaattaaaaatacaattatatatattaaagaaaacaaaaccACAAACATAACGTGAatgagaaaataaaaaaacaaacaaaaattaattattgtaATCGGTTTAAACTTATATGTATAATTATAACCTTAATATTTAAactaaatacaaaaaagaaGATACGATTAAATCcaaacaaaatgcaaaaaaaggGAAACACCGTGTTCTTACTTAAATCGGTTGGAATGTTTGATTAAAGGACACGTTCGATATCTAAGAGTTTATTTGTGTTTCCTTCGTTCAAACTATTTTAAAGTACAAGTACACATACCAAAGTTATTTTTACGTAAAACAAACTTCGATTTCAAGTGCTTGATAATAAGTCTGTACTGACCCTGTACAGCTGTAGAGATCTGGAAGATGTTAGGCTCAACGCTCAAAGAGGGGAGCCCGTTGACAAAACAGCTCGAGTATTAGCTCAGTGCCAAACTTTTTACGATGTTTGACTCGATCAAAAACATATCTTGAGCTCATGGAACCAGAGCTGTAAATtgctgtaaaaaagcaatctGCTCAAAGGAATTCAGGGTATATTTTATAACACTTAAATTAATTGCGTTTTGCCGGGGCGGATTCGGTATCAAAAGATGGATGCATCCGATGAATATACTGCCAATTTTTTGGTGCGATATCCGGGCGTGACCTATTTTAAGGTCGACGTAAAGTGTTGTCAGTGACTGGAAAAAATGGAGGAAGAAATCGAGGAAAAACGCATAGGCGTTTTTTCCATCATGACCACACCAGGCCACGTGTTTGCAACACCCTGGCTAAAATGTAGGACATGAATTGGAAAATCATGCCTCATACCCCATATTCACCGGGCCTTTTCATTAAACGGAAACACAATCAAAATGGGGGCGATGTCAAAAACCATTCTGAATCTTTTCTCAACAAGAAATCGGATTGCCAAACATGATAGCGAATACAAAATTGATtggaaacaagaaaggaagttaacttcgccAAGccaaagtttgtatacccttgcagttataataattaaattaaaaaatacaaaaaatgattttcccaatagcataagataatatgtcataaaacaccgaagctataatttgtttcaaattatttttccaccaattttccgaccgttcctatggcagctatatgatatagtcgtccgattttgataaaatttaattcgaaattcaaaactaattatttccaagcttaggaggtaatatgttaaaaaacaccaaagatataattttttaaaatttgtttttccgattatttctatgggagctataagatatagttgtccaaTCTTGCTGGTtctgacttatatactacctgcaaaagatataagactttaaaactgagactagtttgcgtagaaacggacggacagacggacatagctagatcgactcgtctagtcatgctgatcaagaatatatatactttgtggggtcggaaacgtctccttcactgcgttgcaaacttctgactgaaatcaatatacgctctgcaagggtataaaaacgctATATTCAAAGAAATACACTTTTAGTTTGCACTGGAAAACAGGCACGACCTTATCGACAATACTTCAGCGTTAATCAAAAATATGAACTTTTGAAGATTAGTCTTATGGATCAAGTCAAAAAATCTGTCTGTCTTTAAGAATTGGACTATCTTCAGTCGAAGAATGCGCACGAGGGTTAAGGTAACACAGATTTTACCTAGAacaaaattacatttttttattacctATTAAATATAGAGTTCCAAGGATAGATTATATGTTTGCCTGGTCTGAATTATAATACTTTGATTGATTACGCAGCAAACACCTCTAGAGATTACATTAAACATATGGGAACTGGTTTAGAAGGTTAATTCTCTTTTAAGCAAAATGCATGCCTTTGGCTAAGGTATATATAAAACTTGTTTAATTGTGAATATGCTATTTAGATTTAAAGATACATGTAAACAATGAGAAAGGAGCCGCTACTGGCTGTGCAGAAGCTTGTTAAAGTCCGCGTACGCCGACTCCAGGTCGAAGAGGAACTGGCGAACTTGGCCTTCGCTCAGTTCGTCGGAGGCTTGCATTTCGTTCAGGCTGCCCAGCCACTTCTCAACCTTCAGCTTGGCATCGAAGTCCTCTGGAATGAGGGAAAGGCGGTTCATGTTGTCCGCAAGGTCCTTAACGTCGGGCTGCAGGGCGTCCATTGTGTTGATCTGCAGGCGCAACTTGTCCATGATGGTGATGAACAGCGATACGATCTCGGCGATGCACTTGGAGGTGTTGCCCTTGTCGTCGCGTATGGTGATGGGTCGGTCCTCGCGAATCCGCTCCAGCGCCGCCGGGCAGTCCAGTCGGAACTTCTTGACGAACGTCTCCACCGAGGGAAACTCGTCGCACTGCACCTGCTTGAACGCCACCTTGTACTGCACCAGGTATTTGGAGCAGGCGGCCGTGTATTCCTGCGGCGTAATGCAATCGCGTATGTAGGCCTTCTCCAGCTGC contains:
- the LOC119549185 gene encoding protein lingerer isoform X10, which produces MSTQTRSGGGGGGGHTRNQKKSNASHSGGGGTGHDGVSHAAAAGKKGGQDASKTDKPEKAQPKATTEQLRIAQITNSTTEDPQINEKVTLLLTMTQRSEEEVCCALNECDYDLEAAANFLIEELPQGAFAKYEKKRKNKAANTTADGAAGDGDWADGNANADKREKSRNRSSNRGGTRGSTDSRGWRGRETRENERNQRESREPRSGGDRGEDRTNDNYRGQRNGGPRSGPGGGGRGGGFVSRSGRGGGRMGGRTGGPRGDRGSGGTGGGYGPRSGNANEDHHEVELWDNTIAQNAEKQQQAHDDAWGDWNNEEYEGSLKDSKVFTTSNLATQTAASVVSGTGASGTGASTVAGSELSAPPGLEHQLVQQGSLLEESSSSGPVPVTPPATLTGSATTPLLQYSAAVSNPPPQLQSQGTQSGAGTGASAAAGGGAGSTPSSFVSASPDTFSSAASAAATLVHQVQQQQQLQQQQTTPIKPSATLSVEQSQYFNSLASQGVSPGSAAVQPAPAGYTQNPVAAYSQTSTSVGVSQYPNTYANVFASGAGAGAGPGEQSQQQPQVRRTRVKLPPPSKIPASAVEMPGDNALNNIGYLDVQFGALDFGTDDGFEALPEKVGSGFSIDGQQQQQQPDDYQSKSQQQQQQQQATLAAGLQSSQISDALSAAGYTSRSTAQQQQQGVSSAVNATTALDQLAKSDPYGQTAGSGNAYQNAYQSSGAGKTTSGYPTTAPGGYSSSTYANVQSSVASSYQQQGYGSYQPSSYQQQAGTGAQSGTGAVAGGGGAATQNIPVGGSSSQNSTSVSTSSGVSSSSGSTGNGGAVSGQAGANQAVVSNNNVSGSSSVSNVTAGVASGNVAGVGGGVSQSGVSSGVGVAGGSAASVGVNVNNNSSSASSVGAAAVAQTATGTTAAVLASLTNKNSSSSNSSGSGGSVATTAGNAGGPGAGASTGGVGGASGAGGAGSGGGSGSGLVPTNIQMVSQYIQTGLPYYQQPVYSYEELQMMQQRVPHVQGYYDLNYPPASLGAGRDNLGSVTYSAMNDGRFARTDNNSSPVGNVSSTMSQQAGSSAPMLNVPYAYFYGGNVMPGSFQYGTPAIYPQIPAANTASGQQFPKPSYSAGYGSTSYDTLSQTTQDYSKGGYSSSVSQQSKTQAVSNQSQAGTGSDLTSSMYGKGHVALNKVNSYEKQSFHSGTPPPFNMPNTQTAGGTSAQPYGMYLPMPAAGHHNMIHQPIHQDSNSAGQRQQSTSQSKSAGKQGYSPSYWTGQN
- the LOC119549185 gene encoding protein lingerer isoform X4 — its product is MSTQTRSGGGGGGGHTRNQKKSNASHSGGGGTGHDGVSHAAAAGKKGGQDASKTDKPEKAQPKATTEQLRIAQITNSTTEDPQINEKVTLLLTMTQRSEEEVCCALNECDYDLEAAANFLIEELPQGAFAKYEKKRKNKAANTTADGAAGDGDWADGNANADKREKSRNRSSNRGGTRGSTDSRGWRGRETRENERNQRESREPRSGGDRGEDRTNDNYRGQRNGGPRSGPGGGGRGGGFVSRSGRGGGRMGGRTGGPRGDRGSGGTGGGYGPRSGNANEDHHEVELWDNTIAQNAEKQQQAHDDAWGDWNNEEYEGSLKDSKVFTTSNLATQTAASVVSGTGASGTGASTVAGSELSAPPGLEHQLVQQGSLLEESSSSGPVPVTPPATLTGSATTPLLQYSAAVSNPPPQLQSQGTQSGAGTGASAAAGGGAGSTPSSFVSASPDTFSSAASAAATLVHQVQQQQQLQQQQTTPIKPSATLSVEQSQYFNSLASQGVSPGSAAVQPAPAGYTQNPVAAYSQTSTSVGVSQYPNTYANVFASGAGAGAGPGEQSQQQPQVRRTRVKLPPPSKIPASAVEMPGDNALNNIGYLDVQFGALDFGTDDGFEALPEKVGSGFSIDGQQQQQQPDDYQSKSQQQQQQQQATLAAGLQSSQISDALSAAGYTSRSTAQQQQQGVSSAVNATTALDQLAKSDPYGQTAGSGNAYQNAYQSSGAGKTTSGYPTTAPGGYSSSTYANVQSSVASSYQQQGYGSYQPSSYQQQAGTGAQSGTGAVAGGGGAATQNIPVGGSSSQNSTSGNASSAYLTSGYSTPQSAYQSSQSVYGNTGLSNNSGFAGSASNASSQYANFSASAKLKDATSASSAAHYDSVSTSSGVSSSSGSTGNGGAVSGQAGANQAVVSNNNVSGSSSVSNVTAGVASGNVAGVGGGVSQSGVSSGVGVAGGSAASVGVNVNNNSSSASSVGAAAVAQTATGTTAAVLASLTNKNSSSSNSSGSGGSVATTAGNAGGPGAGASTGGVGGASGAGGAGSGGGSGSGLVPTNIQMVSQYIQTGLPYYQQPVYSYEELQMMQQRVPHVQGYYDLNYPPASLGAGRDNLGSVTYSAMNDGRFARTDNNSSPVGNVSSTMSQQAGSSAPMLNVPYAYFYGGNVMPGSFQYGTPAIYPQQIPAANTASGQQFPKPSYSAGYGSTSYDTLSQTTQDYSKGGYSSSVSQQSKTQAVSNQSQAGTGSDLTSSMYGKGHVALNKSYEKQSFHSGTPPPFNMPNTQTAGGTSAQPYGMYLPMPAAGHHNMIHQPIHQMDGRIHSSSRRDSNSAGQRQQSTSQSKSAGKQGYSPSYWTGQN
- the LOC119549185 gene encoding protein lingerer isoform X6, encoding MSTQTRSGGGGGGGHTRNQKKSNASHSGGGGTGHDGVSHAAAAGKKGGQDASKTDKPEKAQPKATTEQLRIAQITNSTTEDPQINEKVTLLLTMTQRSEEEVCCALNECDYDLEAAANFLIEELPQGAFAKYEKKRKNKAANTTADGAAGDGDWADGNANADKREKSRNRSSNRGGTRGSTDSRGWRGRETRENERNQRESREPRSGGDRGEDRTNDNYRGQRNGGPRSGPGGGGRGGGFVSRSGRGGGRMGGRTGGPRGDRGSGGTGGGYGPRSGNANEDHHEVELWDNTIAQNAEKQQQAHDDAWGDWNNEEYEGSLKDSKVFTTSNLATQTAASVVSGTGASGTGASTVAGSELSAPPGLEHQLVQQGSLLEESSSSGPVPVTPPATLTGSATTPLLQYSAAVSNPPPQLQSQGTQSGAGTGASAAAGGGAGSTPSSFVSASPDTFSSAASAAATLVHQVQQQQQLQQQQTTPIKPSATLSVEQSQYFNSLASQGVSPGSAAVQPAPAGYTQNPVAAYSQTSTSVGVSQYPNTYANVFASGAGAGAGPGEQSQQQPQVRRTRVKLPPPSKIPASAVEMPGDNALNNIGYLDVQFGALDFGTDDGFEALPEKVGSGFSIDGQQQQQQPDDYQSKSQQQQQQQQATLAAGLQSSQISDALSAAGYTSRSTAQQQQQGVSSAVNATTALDQLAKSDPYGQTAGSGNAYQNAYQSSGAGKTTSGYPTTAPGGYSSSTYANVQSSVASSYQQQGYGSYQPSSYQQQAGTGAQSGTGAVAGGGGAATQNIPVGGSSSQNSTSGNASSAYLTSGYSTPQSAYQSSQSVYGNTGLSNNSGFAGSASNASSQYANFSASAKLKDATSASSAAHYDSVSTSSGVSSSSGSTGNGGAVSGQAGANQAVVSNNNVSGSSSVSNVTAGVASGNVAGVGGGVSQSGVSSGVGVAGGSAASVGVNVNNNSSSASSVGAAAVAQTATGTTAAVLASLTNKNSSSSNSSGSGGSVATTAGNAGGPGAGASTGGVGGASGAGGAGSGGGSGSGLVPTNIQMVSQYIQTGLPYYQQPVYSYEELQMMQQRVPHVQGYYDLNYPPASLGAGRDNLGSVTYSAMNDGRFARTDNNSSPVGNVSSTMSQQAGSSAPMLNVPYAYFYGGNVMPGSFQYGTPAIYPQIPAANTASGQQFPKPSYSAGYGSTSYDTLSQTTQDYSKGGYSSSVSQQSKTQAVSNQSQAGTGSDLTSSMYGKGHVALNKVNSYEKQSFHSGTPPPFNMPNTQTAGGTSAQPYGMYLPMPAAGHHNMIHQPIHQDSNSAGQRQQSTSQSKSAGKQGYSPSYWTGQN